One Natrinema longum genomic window carries:
- the glyA gene encoding serine hydroxymethyltransferase, producing the protein MNHDKVRDVDPAVADALEAEVDRQRETLQMIASENHASEAVMDAQGSALTNKYAEGYPGERYYGGCEYADEVEQLAIDRATELFGADHVNVQPHSGTQANQSVYFAMLEPGDKILSLDLNHGGHLSHGHPANFTGQLYEVEQYEVDPETGYIDYDSLAAHAAEFDPDIIVSGYSAYPREIEWERVQAAADEVDALHLADIAHITGLVAAGVHPSPVGVADFVTGSTHKTIRAGRGGIVMCDEEYADDIDAAVFPGGQGGPLMHNVAGKAVGFKEALEPAFEDYAEQTVANAKALGESLTENGLSLVSEGTDNHLVLVDLRESHPDTSGGDAEDVLEEAGIVLNGNTVPGETRSPFNPSGIRAGTPALTTRGFDEDDCRTVGDLIARVVDAPGDEAVIEEVRAEVDDLCDANPLYE; encoded by the coding sequence ATGAACCACGACAAGGTTCGGGACGTCGATCCCGCCGTCGCCGACGCCCTCGAGGCCGAGGTAGACCGCCAGCGAGAGACGTTACAGATGATCGCCAGCGAGAACCACGCAAGCGAGGCGGTCATGGACGCGCAGGGCAGCGCCTTGACGAACAAGTACGCCGAGGGCTATCCCGGCGAGCGCTACTACGGCGGTTGTGAGTACGCCGACGAGGTCGAGCAGCTCGCGATCGACCGCGCTACGGAACTGTTCGGTGCCGACCACGTCAACGTCCAGCCCCACTCGGGCACGCAGGCCAACCAGTCGGTCTACTTCGCGATGCTCGAGCCCGGCGACAAGATCCTCTCGTTGGATCTCAACCACGGCGGCCACCTCAGTCACGGTCACCCGGCGAACTTCACGGGGCAGCTCTACGAGGTCGAACAGTACGAGGTCGACCCCGAAACGGGCTACATCGATTACGATTCCCTCGCGGCCCACGCCGCCGAGTTCGATCCCGACATCATCGTGTCGGGGTACTCCGCGTACCCGCGCGAAATCGAGTGGGAGCGGGTTCAGGCGGCCGCCGACGAGGTCGACGCGCTCCACCTCGCGGACATCGCCCACATCACCGGACTCGTCGCCGCCGGCGTCCACCCCTCGCCGGTCGGCGTCGCCGACTTCGTCACCGGTTCGACTCACAAGACCATCCGCGCCGGCCGCGGCGGGATCGTCATGTGCGACGAGGAGTACGCCGACGACATCGACGCCGCCGTCTTCCCCGGCGGGCAGGGCGGCCCGCTCATGCACAACGTCGCCGGCAAGGCCGTCGGCTTCAAGGAAGCCCTCGAGCCCGCGTTCGAGGACTACGCCGAACAGACGGTCGCGAACGCGAAAGCGCTCGGCGAGTCCCTCACGGAGAACGGCCTCTCGCTGGTCTCGGAGGGGACCGACAACCACCTCGTGCTCGTCGATCTGCGCGAGAGCCACCCGGACACGTCCGGCGGCGACGCCGAAGACGTCCTCGAGGAGGCCGGTATCGTCCTCAACGGCAACACGGTGCCCGGCGAGACGCGCTCGCCGTTTAATCCAAGCGGGATCCGTGCCGGCACGCCGGCGCTGACGACCCGCGGCTTCGACGAGGACGACTGCCGGACGGTCGGTGACCTGATCGCCCGCGTCGTCGACGCCCCCGGAGACGAGGCCGTCATCGAGGAGGTCCGCGCCGAGGTCGACGACCTCTGCGACGCCAACCCGCTTTACGAGTAG